From the genome of Perca flavescens isolate YP-PL-M2 chromosome 12, PFLA_1.0, whole genome shotgun sequence, one region includes:
- the sugt1 gene encoding protein SGT1 homolog isoform X2, with protein MATERSFPDSFIDEDPQKALEELNEALQGDSNNADWCCQRAYAHILLKNYSCAVDDAKKAQQLKPSLPLAFMRTGIAEYHLNHYESAHAAFTQGHQLDVSGKSFEIWIKRCEEMMGEQTQIGSINRTPAVPHVKRDWYQTESQVIVTVMAKNVPKDGVCVDFMEKELSAKIQLASGENYNLNLYLLHPIVPQQSSFKILTTKVEFKMKKTDGMRWEKLEGEGQESNIKHFNPNQYPSSSLNACKWDKVVLDIHEEEKNEKLEGDAALNTLFQQIYCDGSDEVKRAMNKSFMESGGTVLSTNWMDVAKRKVEMNPPDDVEFKKY; from the exons ATGGCAACCGAACG CAGCTTCCCCGATAGCTTCATTGACGAAGATCCACAGAAAGCTCTGGAG GAACTTAATGAGGCCTTGCAAGGAGACTCTAACAATGCTGACTGGTGTTGCCAGCGTGCCTATGCCCACATACTTCTCAAAAACTACAGCT GTGCTGTTGATGATGCCAAAAAAGCACAGCAGCTAAAACCCAGCCTTCCCCTTGCTTTCATGCGAACAGG AATAGCAGAATACCACCTTAACCACTATGAGTCAGCACATGCAGCTTTCACTCAGGGACACCAACTGGATG TTTCTGGCAAATCTTTTGAGATCTGGATCAAGCGGTGTGAGGAGATGATGGGTG AGCAGACACAGATCGGCAGCATCAACAGG ACACCAGCGGTTCCACATGTGAA aCGTGACTGGTACCAAACAGAGTCTCAAGTCATTGTCACAGTCATGGCAAAAAATGTACCcaaggatggtgtgtgtgtagacTTCATGGAAAAAGAG CTCTCTGCCAAGATACAGCTGGCATCAGGGGAGAACTATAACCTCAACCTCTACCTCCTGCACCCAATCGTCCCTCAACAGAGCAGCTTCAAGATCCTCACCACTAAG GTGGAGTTCAAGATGAAGAAGACAGATGGCATGAGATGGGAGAAGCTGGAGGGAGAAGGACAGGAGTCCAACATCAAACACTTCAATCCAA ATCAGTACCCATCATCGTCCCTCAACGCCTGCAAATGGGACAAGGTGGTGTTGGACATCCACGAAGAGGAGAAAAATGAGAAGCTGGAGGGAGACGCAGCCCTTAACACGCTCTTCCAGCAGATCTACTGCGATGGCTCAGACGAGGTCAAGAGAGCCATGAACAAGTCCTTT ATGGAGTCCGGTGGTACAGTCCTGAGCACCAACTGGATGGACGTTGCTAAGAGAAAAGTGGAGATGAACCCACCGGACGACGTAGAGTTCAAGAAGTACTGA
- the sugt1 gene encoding protein SGT1 homolog isoform X1 — MATERSFPDSFIDEDPQKALEELNEALQGDSNNADWCCQRAYAHILLKNYSCAVDDAKKAQQLKPSLPLAFMRTGIAEYHLNHYESAHAAFTQGHQLDVSGKSFEIWIKRCEEMMGEQTQIGSINRQTPAVPHVKRDWYQTESQVIVTVMAKNVPKDGVCVDFMEKELSAKIQLASGENYNLNLYLLHPIVPQQSSFKILTTKVEFKMKKTDGMRWEKLEGEGQESNIKHFNPNQYPSSSLNACKWDKVVLDIHEEEKNEKLEGDAALNTLFQQIYCDGSDEVKRAMNKSFMESGGTVLSTNWMDVAKRKVEMNPPDDVEFKKY, encoded by the exons ATGGCAACCGAACG CAGCTTCCCCGATAGCTTCATTGACGAAGATCCACAGAAAGCTCTGGAG GAACTTAATGAGGCCTTGCAAGGAGACTCTAACAATGCTGACTGGTGTTGCCAGCGTGCCTATGCCCACATACTTCTCAAAAACTACAGCT GTGCTGTTGATGATGCCAAAAAAGCACAGCAGCTAAAACCCAGCCTTCCCCTTGCTTTCATGCGAACAGG AATAGCAGAATACCACCTTAACCACTATGAGTCAGCACATGCAGCTTTCACTCAGGGACACCAACTGGATG TTTCTGGCAAATCTTTTGAGATCTGGATCAAGCGGTGTGAGGAGATGATGGGTG AGCAGACACAGATCGGCAGCATCAACAGG CAGACACCAGCGGTTCCACATGTGAA aCGTGACTGGTACCAAACAGAGTCTCAAGTCATTGTCACAGTCATGGCAAAAAATGTACCcaaggatggtgtgtgtgtagacTTCATGGAAAAAGAG CTCTCTGCCAAGATACAGCTGGCATCAGGGGAGAACTATAACCTCAACCTCTACCTCCTGCACCCAATCGTCCCTCAACAGAGCAGCTTCAAGATCCTCACCACTAAG GTGGAGTTCAAGATGAAGAAGACAGATGGCATGAGATGGGAGAAGCTGGAGGGAGAAGGACAGGAGTCCAACATCAAACACTTCAATCCAA ATCAGTACCCATCATCGTCCCTCAACGCCTGCAAATGGGACAAGGTGGTGTTGGACATCCACGAAGAGGAGAAAAATGAGAAGCTGGAGGGAGACGCAGCCCTTAACACGCTCTTCCAGCAGATCTACTGCGATGGCTCAGACGAGGTCAAGAGAGCCATGAACAAGTCCTTT ATGGAGTCCGGTGGTACAGTCCTGAGCACCAACTGGATGGACGTTGCTAAGAGAAAAGTGGAGATGAACCCACCGGACGACGTAGAGTTCAAGAAGTACTGA
- the sugt1 gene encoding protein SGT1 homolog isoform X3, producing MATERFPDSFIDEDPQKALEELNEALQGDSNNADWCCQRAYAHILLKNYSCAVDDAKKAQQLKPSLPLAFMRTGIAEYHLNHYESAHAAFTQGHQLDVSGKSFEIWIKRCEEMMGEQTQIGSINRQTPAVPHVKRDWYQTESQVIVTVMAKNVPKDGVCVDFMEKELSAKIQLASGENYNLNLYLLHPIVPQQSSFKILTTKVEFKMKKTDGMRWEKLEGEGQESNIKHFNPNQYPSSSLNACKWDKVVLDIHEEEKNEKLEGDAALNTLFQQIYCDGSDEVKRAMNKSFMESGGTVLSTNWMDVAKRKVEMNPPDDVEFKKY from the exons ATGGCAACCGAACG CTTCCCCGATAGCTTCATTGACGAAGATCCACAGAAAGCTCTGGAG GAACTTAATGAGGCCTTGCAAGGAGACTCTAACAATGCTGACTGGTGTTGCCAGCGTGCCTATGCCCACATACTTCTCAAAAACTACAGCT GTGCTGTTGATGATGCCAAAAAAGCACAGCAGCTAAAACCCAGCCTTCCCCTTGCTTTCATGCGAACAGG AATAGCAGAATACCACCTTAACCACTATGAGTCAGCACATGCAGCTTTCACTCAGGGACACCAACTGGATG TTTCTGGCAAATCTTTTGAGATCTGGATCAAGCGGTGTGAGGAGATGATGGGTG AGCAGACACAGATCGGCAGCATCAACAGG CAGACACCAGCGGTTCCACATGTGAA aCGTGACTGGTACCAAACAGAGTCTCAAGTCATTGTCACAGTCATGGCAAAAAATGTACCcaaggatggtgtgtgtgtagacTTCATGGAAAAAGAG CTCTCTGCCAAGATACAGCTGGCATCAGGGGAGAACTATAACCTCAACCTCTACCTCCTGCACCCAATCGTCCCTCAACAGAGCAGCTTCAAGATCCTCACCACTAAG GTGGAGTTCAAGATGAAGAAGACAGATGGCATGAGATGGGAGAAGCTGGAGGGAGAAGGACAGGAGTCCAACATCAAACACTTCAATCCAA ATCAGTACCCATCATCGTCCCTCAACGCCTGCAAATGGGACAAGGTGGTGTTGGACATCCACGAAGAGGAGAAAAATGAGAAGCTGGAGGGAGACGCAGCCCTTAACACGCTCTTCCAGCAGATCTACTGCGATGGCTCAGACGAGGTCAAGAGAGCCATGAACAAGTCCTTT ATGGAGTCCGGTGGTACAGTCCTGAGCACCAACTGGATGGACGTTGCTAAGAGAAAAGTGGAGATGAACCCACCGGACGACGTAGAGTTCAAGAAGTACTGA
- the sugt1 gene encoding protein SGT1 homolog isoform X4 → MATERFPDSFIDEDPQKALEELNEALQGDSNNADWCCQRAYAHILLKNYSCAVDDAKKAQQLKPSLPLAFMRTGIAEYHLNHYESAHAAFTQGHQLDVSGKSFEIWIKRCEEMMGEQTQIGSINRTPAVPHVKRDWYQTESQVIVTVMAKNVPKDGVCVDFMEKELSAKIQLASGENYNLNLYLLHPIVPQQSSFKILTTKVEFKMKKTDGMRWEKLEGEGQESNIKHFNPNQYPSSSLNACKWDKVVLDIHEEEKNEKLEGDAALNTLFQQIYCDGSDEVKRAMNKSFMESGGTVLSTNWMDVAKRKVEMNPPDDVEFKKY, encoded by the exons ATGGCAACCGAACG CTTCCCCGATAGCTTCATTGACGAAGATCCACAGAAAGCTCTGGAG GAACTTAATGAGGCCTTGCAAGGAGACTCTAACAATGCTGACTGGTGTTGCCAGCGTGCCTATGCCCACATACTTCTCAAAAACTACAGCT GTGCTGTTGATGATGCCAAAAAAGCACAGCAGCTAAAACCCAGCCTTCCCCTTGCTTTCATGCGAACAGG AATAGCAGAATACCACCTTAACCACTATGAGTCAGCACATGCAGCTTTCACTCAGGGACACCAACTGGATG TTTCTGGCAAATCTTTTGAGATCTGGATCAAGCGGTGTGAGGAGATGATGGGTG AGCAGACACAGATCGGCAGCATCAACAGG ACACCAGCGGTTCCACATGTGAA aCGTGACTGGTACCAAACAGAGTCTCAAGTCATTGTCACAGTCATGGCAAAAAATGTACCcaaggatggtgtgtgtgtagacTTCATGGAAAAAGAG CTCTCTGCCAAGATACAGCTGGCATCAGGGGAGAACTATAACCTCAACCTCTACCTCCTGCACCCAATCGTCCCTCAACAGAGCAGCTTCAAGATCCTCACCACTAAG GTGGAGTTCAAGATGAAGAAGACAGATGGCATGAGATGGGAGAAGCTGGAGGGAGAAGGACAGGAGTCCAACATCAAACACTTCAATCCAA ATCAGTACCCATCATCGTCCCTCAACGCCTGCAAATGGGACAAGGTGGTGTTGGACATCCACGAAGAGGAGAAAAATGAGAAGCTGGAGGGAGACGCAGCCCTTAACACGCTCTTCCAGCAGATCTACTGCGATGGCTCAGACGAGGTCAAGAGAGCCATGAACAAGTCCTTT ATGGAGTCCGGTGGTACAGTCCTGAGCACCAACTGGATGGACGTTGCTAAGAGAAAAGTGGAGATGAACCCACCGGACGACGTAGAGTTCAAGAAGTACTGA
- the LOC114565778 gene encoding leukocyte cell-derived chemotaxin 1 yields MAGNSEKVPIASAGPEDLHNFMPPAYSAVAVKPAATGRLLKAGIAVLIAGALLLLLGAVGAFYFWNNNEKHVYNVHYSMNINGKVEEGTMEIDTANNMERFSTGSGADEAVEVHDFEIGITGIRFSGGEKCYIKTQAKARLPDVEALNKDSMTFDLEDEVMPAKFEDDLIWVAADAPLSDSAFLSNKIKDLCGDLPIFWLRPTYSTSGQRKRRAGPRQRRQAAGEEEEDVEAEFNPENPYQRGLEGEQGTMNNDPMLDHQGVCCNECRRSYTHCVRICEPLGGYHPWPYHYRGCRVVCRVIMPCNWWVARIMGLV; encoded by the exons ATGGCCGGGAACTCAGAGAAAGTACCGATCGCCTCGGCGGGACCAGAGGACCTGCATAACTTCATGCCCCCG GCCTACTCCGCCGTGGCCGTGAAGCCCGCCGCCACTGGCCGCCTCCTGAAGGCCGGGATCGCGGTGCTCATCGCCGGGGCCCTCCTACTGCTCCTGGGGGCAGTCGGAGCGTTCTACTTCTGGAACAACAATGAAAAACAC gtctaCAATGTCCATTACAGCATGAACATCAATGGCAAAGTGGAGGAGGGTACAATGGAGATTGACACAGCGAATAACATGGAGAGATTCAGCACCGGCAGCGGGGCGGACGAGGCCGTGGAGGTCCACGACTTTGAGATT GGGATCACAGGGATCCGGTTTTCAGGAGGAGAGAAGTGCTACATCAAGACCCAAGCGAAGGCTCGTCTGCCTGATGTGGAGGCTCTCAACAAGGACTCGATGACATTCGACCTG GAGGATGAGGTGATGCCGGCCAAATTTGAGGATGATCTGATCTGGGTGGCGGCTGACGCTCCCCTCTCGGACTCCGCCTTCCTCAGCAACAAGATAAAGGACTTGTGTGGAGACCTGCCAATCTTCTGGCTCCGTCCCACCTACTCAACCA gcggacagaggaagaggagggctgGCCCCCGCCAGCGCCGCCAGGCAGccggggaggaggaagaggacgtgGAGGCAGAGTTCAACCCGGAGAACCCCTATCAG AGAGGCCTCGAGGGCGAGCAGGGCACCATGAACAACGACCCCATGCTGGACCACCAGGGCGTGTGCTGCAACGAGTGCCGCCGCAGCTACACCCACTGCGTGAGGATCTGCGAGCCGCTGGGAGGCTACCACCCGTGGCCCTACCACTACAGGGGCTGCAGGGTGGTCTGTAGAGTTATCATGCCCTGCAACTGGTGGGTGGCACGCATTATGGGTCTGGTGTAA
- the LOC114565993 gene encoding protocadherin-8 — MGEIGWNGLLVLACVSWASLAAVTQGKTVKYQTFEEDAPGTVIGNLAKDISSTASSSGGSRTNFRMMKQFNSSFIRLRESDGQLTIGERIDRERTCKHMLQCLIAFDVVSFSKEQFKLIHVEVEVKDINDNSPEFPRKESSLEISENTAVGTRIPLDFAVDEDVGANYIQSYQISVNSHFSIDVLSRADGVKYAELVLMKELDRETQASYALELVAMDGGNPSRTGTTRINVKVKDYNDNSPVFDRNSFSVDLPEDAPVGFLLLDLNAEDPDEGLNGEVVYGFGNQVPTEIRQLFRVDRKTGRLTVESPIDFESKNTYEFDVQATDLGPNPSPAICKIVVQVQDVNDNAPEISITPMTSITAGIAYITEAAARESFVALVSTSDRDSGANGQVHCTLYGHDHFRLQQAYEDSFMIVSTSPLDREKIPEYNLTVVAEDLGSPPFRTITQYTIRLTDENDNAPVFSKPVYEVAVVENNAPGAYITTVVARDMDMGSNGKVSYKLADTYFMGSPISTFVSLDPASGSLYALRSFNYEMMKQLELRITASDGGSPPLSGSANVYVRIVDQNDNTPVITQPPLNNGSAEVLLPRDAPSGYVITRVEARDADEGVNAEVSYGLATGEPSVFSVNKATGEIYLNQVLSHDVDETLSVTVTVSDNGRPALTSTATLHFLIIAGSPPSDRTVYQSGSGDEVHAQWDLSVVIIVVLAGSCTLLLLAIILIATTCNRRKRDKSGEDSDSYGEKGTLERGRNHVADNPLLPLHGAGGGAGFEGHSYSSQPGGFTSAHPGGSDMCSASEDGSEVPCVYDSDSNSKPRGNKHEGYSTLPGYGNAKEAVRPITIWKGNSYTTISARDPAFSGKDSGKGDSDFNDSDSDVSGDTGLKKDGAVVPPMGGQNALWACTSECKVLGHSDRCWSPSAVRANAAPSPAPTLSSFSSLSKTASLPRDPHRRDNYYQAHIPKTVGLQSVYEKVLHKEYDYVLVTPSRPVRVQEISDITIPVYTPTPTHCPNNDV; from the exons ATGGGAGAAATAGGGTGGAACGGGCTGTTGGTGCTAGCGTGCGTCTCTTGGGCAAGCCTGGCTGCTGTCACACAAGGAAAGACGGTGAAATATCAGACATTCGAGGAAGACGCACCAGGGACAGTGATTGGAAACTTGGCCAAGGACATCTCCTCCACTGCCTCTTCCTCGGGGGGCTCCAGGACCAATTTCAGGATGATGAAACAGTTCAACTCCTCTTTCATCCGGCTGAGGGAGAGCGACGGGCAGCTGACCATTGGGGAGAGGATAGACAGGGAGCGGACCTGCAAACACATGCTGCAATGCCTCATCGCTTTTGACGTGGTCAGCTTCTCCAAAGAGCAGTTCAAACTCATCCACGTCGAGGTGGAGGTCAAGGACATCAACGACAACTCCCCCGAGTTCCCCCGGAAAGAGTCGAGTCTGGAGATCTCCGAGAACACAGCGGTGGGCACGCGGATACCGCTGGACTTTGCCGTGGATGAGGATGTTGGGGCGAACTACATCCAAAGCTACCAGATCTCCGTCAACAGCCACTTTTCAATCGACGTGCTCAGCAGGGCCGACGGGGTTAAATATGCGGAGCTGGTGCTCATGAAGGAGCTGGACCGGGAGACGCAGGCTTCTTACGCGCTGGAGCTGGTCGCTATGGACGGTGGCAACCCGTCCCGCACCGGAACAACGCGCATCAACGTCAAGGTGAAAGACTATAACGACAACAGCCCGGTGTTCGACAGGAACAGCTTCTCCGTGGACCTGCCCGAAGACGCACCGGTGGGCTTTCTCTTGCTGGACTTGAACGCGGAGGATCCAGACGAGGGGCTGAACGGCGAGGTGGTGTACGGGTTCGGTAACCAGGTGCCCACAGAAATACGGCAACTCTTCAGAGTGGACAGGAAGACCGGACGGCTCACCGTCGAGAGCCCGATTGACTTTGAAAGTAAGAACACGTACGAGTTTGACGTTCAGGCAACCGACCTGGGTCCGAACCCGAGCCCGGCCATCTGCAAAATTGTAGTGCAGGTGCAGGATGTTAACGACAACGCACCGGAGATCTCCATCACTCCTATGACGTCCATAACGGCCGGGATAGCGTACATTACCGAGGCGGCGGCCAGAGAGAGTTTCGTGGCTCTGGTCAGCACCTCGGACAGAGACTCCGGCGCTAACGGGCAGGTGCACTGCACGCTCTACGGACACGACCACTTCAGACTGCAGCAGGCGTACGAGGACAGCTTCATGATTGTGAGTACCAGCCCGTTAGACCGGGAGAAAATCCCCGAATATAACCTCACGGTTGTGGCGGAGGATCTGGGCTCCCCTCCCTTCAGGACCATCACTCAGTACACAATCAGACTGACTGACGAGAACGACAACGCTCCGGTGTTCAGTAAACCGGTGTATGAAGTGGCCGTGGTGGAGAACAACGCGCCTGGCGCATACATCACCACCGTGGTGGCGCGGGACATGGACATGGGGTCAAACGGGAAGGTCAGCTACAAACTGGCAGACACATATTTCATGGGCTCCCCCATTTCCACCTTCGTGTCGTTGGACCCCGCCAGCGGGTCGCTTTACGCGCTCCGGAGCTTCAACTACGAGATGATGAAACAGCTGGAGCTCCGTATCACGGCCAGCGACGGCGGCTCCCCGCCTCTGTCCGGCAGCGCCAACGTCTACGTCCGGATAGTGGACCAGAATGATAACACACCGGTCATCACTCAGCCGCCTCTCAATAACGGCTCCGCTGAAGTCCTCCTGCCCCGGGACGCACCGAGCGGCTACGTCATCACACGGGTGGAGGCGCGGGACGCGGACGAGGGCGTGAACGCAGAGGTGTCCTACGGGCTGGCCACCGGTGAGCCCTCCGTGTTCTCCGTTAACAAAGCCACGGGGGAGATCTACCTCAACCAGGTGCTCAGCCATGACGTGGACGAAACTCTGAGCGTGACCGTGACGGTGAGCGACAACGGGAGGCCCGCGCTCACCTCCACCGCCACGCTCCACTTCCTCATCATCGCGGGCTCCCCGCCGAGCGACAGGACAGTGTACCAGTCGGGCAGCGGGGACGAGGTGCACGCGCAGTGGGACCTGTCCGTGGTGATTATCGTTGTCCTCGCGGGGAGCTGCACGCTCCTGCTGCTCGCCATCATCCTCATCGCCACCACCTGCAACCGGCGCAAGCGGGACAAAAGCGGAGAAGACAGCGACTCGTACGGGGAGAAGGGCACGCTCGAGCGGGGCAGGAACCACGTGGCGGACAACCCGCTTCTGCCACTCCACGGGGCCGGGGGAGGAGCGGGCTTTGAGGGACACTCCTATAGCAGCCAGCCCGGTGGGTTCACCTCGGCTCACCCCGGGGGCAGCGACATGTGCTCGGCCTCAGAGGACGGCAGCGAAGTGCCCTGTGTGTATGACTCAGACAGCAACAGCAAGCCTCGAGGGAATAAACACGAG GGCTACTCCACTCTGCCCGGCTATGGGAACGCCAAAGAGGCTGTGAGGCCCATCACTATCTGGAAGGGGAACTCTTACACCACCATCTCTGCCAGGGACCCGGCCTTCAGTGGCAAAGACAGTGGCAAGGGAGACAGTGACTTCAatgacagtgacagtgatgtCAGTGGGGACACTGGCCTGAAGAAAGATGGGGCAGTGGTTCCTCCCATGGGTGGCCAAAATG CTCTGTGGGCTTGCACCAGTGAATGTAAGGTCCTGGGTCACTCAGATCGCTGCTGGAGCCCCTCGGCAGTAAGAGCCAACGCAGCGCCCTCTCCAGCCCCCACCCTCTCCTCTTTCAGCAGCCTCTCCAAGACAGCCTCCCTGCCCCGGGACCCCCACCGCCGGGACAACTACTACCAGGCGCACATCCCCAAAACCGTGGGTCTGCAGAGCGTGTACGAGAAGGTGCTGCACAAAGAGTACGACTACGTTCTGGTCACCCCATCCAGGCCTGTGCGGGTGCAGGAGATCAGTGATATAACCATCCCTGTTTACACCCCCACCCCAACACACTGCCCCAACAATGACGTCTAA